A window of Sphingobacterium sp. lm-10 contains these coding sequences:
- a CDS encoding DUF2007 domain-containing protein, which translates to MEPGWVKINTYSIVVEAEIVRQMLIENDIPAVVVNKQDVYVRFGNVELYVQAENEATALQLIEQQSNNPID; encoded by the coding sequence ATGGAACCAGGCTGGGTAAAAATTAATACGTATAGCATTGTCGTCGAAGCAGAAATTGTAAGACAGATGCTTATCGAGAATGACATTCCGGCTGTAGTGGTCAACAAACAAGATGTATATGTCCGCTTTGGTAACGTAGAGCTTTATGTACAGGCGGAAAACGAGGCAACAGCGCTACAACTCATCGAACAACAA